The following proteins are encoded in a genomic region of Synechococcus sp. CBW1002:
- a CDS encoding chlorophyll a/b-binding protein — MTNTPANDKWFENRAEQLIHMEQLKRAELFNGRAAMLGIVIGIVVEGLTGSGIAHQIGLGALVDGYAACRTQFLPFCF; from the coding sequence ATGACCAACACCCCTGCCAACGACAAATGGTTCGAGAACCGCGCCGAGCAGCTGATTCACATGGAGCAGCTCAAGCGCGCTGAACTGTTCAACGGCCGCGCCGCCATGCTCGGGATCGTGATCGGCATCGTGGTGGAAGGCCTCACCGGTTCTGGAATCGCCCATCAGATCGGCCTCGGCGCCCTGGTGGATGGCTACGCCGCCTGCCGCACCCAGTTCCTGCCCTTCTGCTTCTGA
- a CDS encoding lysophospholipid acyltransferase family protein — MQHPIPLQLSRSLLGAAGISASLHNLERIPTRNRLLIVSNHRSLFDAPLLMTAISRPVRFVYHYYMSQVPLLQQAMMLMGAFPLKTGQGRQSSFFLKSARFLQDNQVVGVFPEGADPMVKVNAPHQLSPFHRGFAHLALRVPVDDLAILPVAIASRDEKQGKLAPLEWFRRFDPSEALFQGDGWHSAVVYRHVDVFFGYPLLIDKGLRSRYRGSSGATVVREITQVCWSQIAEFLAHRRC, encoded by the coding sequence ATGCAACACCCCATCCCCTTGCAACTGTCACGCAGCCTGCTGGGTGCCGCAGGGATTTCAGCGTCATTGCACAATCTTGAGAGAATTCCCACCAGGAATCGATTACTCATTGTCAGCAACCACCGCAGTCTTTTTGATGCTCCCCTGCTGATGACGGCGATCAGTCGGCCGGTGCGGTTCGTCTATCACTATTACATGAGTCAAGTGCCGCTACTGCAGCAGGCAATGATGCTGATGGGTGCCTTCCCGCTCAAGACTGGTCAAGGAAGGCAGTCGTCATTCTTTCTGAAGTCAGCAAGGTTTTTGCAAGACAATCAGGTGGTAGGCGTGTTTCCCGAAGGCGCGGATCCGATGGTGAAGGTCAACGCCCCCCATCAGCTGAGCCCGTTCCACAGGGGTTTTGCCCATCTTGCCCTGAGGGTGCCGGTGGATGACCTGGCGATTCTGCCAGTTGCCATCGCTTCAAGGGATGAAAAGCAGGGAAAGCTTGCACCGCTTGAATGGTTTCGGCGTTTCGATCCATCGGAAGCACTGTTTCAAGGTGATGGCTGGCATTCTGCGGTCGTCTATCGACATGTTGATGTTTTCTTTGGCTATCCTCTGCTGATCGATAAGGGTTTGAGATCCCGCTATCGAGGCAGCAGCGGAGCCACTGTTGTCAGAGAAATCACCCAGGTCTGCTGGAGCCAGATTGCTGAATTCTTGGCTCACAGACGCTGCTGA
- a CDS encoding alpha/beta fold hydrolase, with amino-acid sequence MITTSKILRLIPCTPATPSRPLFVFLPGMDGSGTLLQSQVAGLSPHFDIRSLSIPPDDRTGWGELTERVATLIRMEQQRHPGHTTTVCGESFGGCLALSLISHFPDLCDQLILVNPASSAGRQPWISACSSLTQLLPAPLYRLSTLSLCNLLIASHRVSRPRRQRLLAAMQAVSPQSAAWRLALLRQFRLEDLAIDRVRQPVLILASGADRLLPSRREAWRLERCLPRATTLLLPDSGHACLIESQVNLSAILKSQAQWSDRLSLTRAMGAPVQPAAILR; translated from the coding sequence ATGATCACCACCTCCAAGATTTTACGGCTAATCCCTTGCACGCCTGCAACACCATCTCGGCCGTTGTTTGTCTTTTTGCCTGGCATGGACGGCAGCGGCACCTTGCTGCAATCCCAGGTTGCCGGACTCAGCCCGCACTTTGACATCCGCAGTCTGTCAATTCCCCCAGACGACCGCACAGGATGGGGCGAACTGACCGAGCGGGTGGCCACTCTGATCAGGATGGAGCAGCAACGGCATCCTGGCCACACGACCACAGTTTGTGGCGAATCGTTTGGAGGTTGTTTGGCGTTGAGCCTGATCTCGCACTTTCCAGACCTGTGTGACCAGTTGATTCTGGTCAATCCCGCTTCATCAGCCGGGCGACAACCATGGATCAGTGCCTGCAGTTCGTTGACTCAGCTGTTGCCGGCACCGCTCTACCGACTCTCCACCCTCAGTCTCTGCAATCTTTTGATTGCATCCCACCGGGTCAGCAGGCCACGACGGCAGCGGCTGCTGGCTGCCATGCAGGCAGTCAGCCCCCAGAGTGCCGCCTGGCGATTGGCATTGCTCCGGCAGTTTCGTCTGGAGGATCTTGCAATCGATCGCGTTCGTCAGCCTGTTCTGATCCTGGCCTCAGGAGCGGATCGCCTCCTCCCTTCCCGGCGCGAGGCGTGGCGATTGGAACGCTGTCTGCCGAGGGCAACAACCCTGCTGCTTCCCGATAGCGGGCATGCCTGCCTTATAGAGAGTCAGGTCAATTTATCTGCCATCCTCAAGTCGCAGGCTCAGTGGTCTGATCGGTTGTCACTCACCCGGGCGATGGGCGCTCCAGTCCAGCCTGCCGCGATTCTCCGGTAG
- a CDS encoding cytochrome b/b6 domain-containing protein, with product MPEAPVQSARIRHAPWWTRAFHGFNLLVLVVMAASGLQIYNANPVFGGREGATIPDLLTLGGWLAGGRDWHFGFMGLYALNLGVWIALLLVQRRRRLAQAGDLSTLKGSGNAGKRQLASHRLVYSLMLILLGFSLITGLAMYKPAQFWWLSSLFSFGEAFGVTAWQTLRVCHFATIPAIALLLIAHVLLSWRIGGMRLLRSMLA from the coding sequence ATGCCCGAGGCTCCGGTCCAGTCCGCCCGCATCCGGCACGCCCCCTGGTGGACCCGGGCCTTCCATGGCTTCAACCTGCTGGTGCTGGTGGTGATGGCGGCCAGCGGCCTGCAGATCTACAACGCCAATCCCGTGTTCGGCGGCCGCGAAGGCGCCACCATTCCGGATCTGTTGACGCTGGGGGGCTGGCTGGCGGGGGGGCGCGACTGGCACTTCGGGTTCATGGGGCTCTACGCCCTCAACCTCGGCGTCTGGATCGCCCTGCTGCTGGTCCAGCGGCGGCGGCGGCTGGCCCAGGCCGGTGATCTGAGCACCCTCAAGGGCAGCGGCAACGCTGGCAAGCGCCAGCTGGCCAGCCACCGGCTGGTGTACAGCCTGATGCTGATCCTGCTGGGCTTCAGCCTGATCACCGGCCTGGCGATGTACAAGCCGGCCCAGTTCTGGTGGCTTTCGAGCCTGTTTTCCTTCGGGGAGGCCTTCGGTGTCACCGCCTGGCAGACCCTGCGGGTCTGCCATTTCGCCACGATCCCTGCCATCGCTCTGTTGCTGATCGCCCACGTGCTGTTGTCGTGGCGGATCGGCGGGATGCGGCTGCTGCGCTCAATGCTCGCTTGA
- a CDS encoding DoxX family protein: MSTSTLLELFVAFMAACFALWFVALGKPVTSFAPPARLTALAPAVKAYLRPGPMASFGLLLLRLTIGALMIHHGQEKLADPQQFANTYVASLHLPFPLFFAYAAGFSELIGSWLVILGLLTPLGALALSGTMTVAAYQHISTAGFNIYVLELVLLYLGGSLALLFNGPGRFSFDAGIIPAVLDDMSVVAASDSAVSSGDVGDLLAIPVPVTHSPRG; this comes from the coding sequence GTGTCCACGTCCACCCTGCTCGAGCTCTTCGTGGCCTTCATGGCCGCCTGCTTCGCCCTCTGGTTCGTCGCCCTCGGCAAGCCCGTCACCAGCTTTGCCCCTCCGGCTCGGCTCACGGCGTTGGCTCCCGCGGTGAAGGCCTATCTGAGGCCCGGCCCCATGGCGTCCTTCGGTCTGCTGCTGCTGCGGCTCACCATCGGCGCCCTGATGATTCACCACGGCCAGGAGAAGCTCGCCGATCCCCAGCAATTCGCCAACACCTATGTGGCCTCGCTGCATCTGCCCTTCCCGCTGTTTTTCGCCTATGCCGCCGGTTTCTCCGAGCTGATCGGCAGCTGGCTGGTGATCCTCGGCCTGCTCACACCCCTCGGCGCCCTGGCCCTGAGCGGCACGATGACCGTGGCGGCCTACCAGCACATCTCCACCGCCGGCTTCAACATCTACGTGCTCGAGCTGGTGCTGCTGTACCTGGGCGGCAGCCTTGCGCTGCTGTTCAACGGCCCTGGCCGCTTCTCCTTTGATGCCGGCATCATCCCGGCCGTGCTCGATGACATGAGCGTTGTCGCTGCCTCCGACTCGGCTGTGTCGTCTGGCGACGTTGGCGACCTGCTCGCGATTCCCGTGCCCGTGACCCACAGCCCCCGGGGTTGA
- a CDS encoding cupin domain-containing protein codes for MASGITVTSNPDPAQLASLGVTSWPSWGCEVSTFPWTYDEQETCLLLEGDVTVTPDGGKPVRFGVGDLVVFDAGLSCTWEVHAPVRKHYRFG; via the coding sequence ATGGCCTCCGGCATCACGGTTACGTCCAATCCAGATCCGGCTCAGCTGGCCAGCCTGGGCGTGACGAGCTGGCCGTCCTGGGGATGTGAGGTCAGCACCTTTCCCTGGACCTACGACGAGCAGGAGACCTGCCTGCTGCTGGAGGGGGATGTGACGGTCACCCCCGATGGCGGTAAGCCGGTGCGCTTTGGGGTCGGTGATCTGGTGGTGTTTGACGCCGGGCTGAGCTGCACCTGGGAGGTGCACGCCCCGGTGCGTAAGCACTACCGCTTTGGCTGA
- a CDS encoding molybdopterin-dependent oxidoreductase, with the protein MPSTPVLSRRQLLGLGISGGSSLLLGGCALNDLSSSVGDATQPLNERLEALLQGRGPVPLFRPDQVEPAALLINSFNGVPRLDPSSYRLRVDGLVSRPQSLGLAALAALPQHTLVMRHVCVEGWSAIVAWSGVRLADVLSLAGISPLGGYVEISSADQYFSSWDRASALHPQTLLATGMNGAPLPAANGAPVRIATPIKLGYKLSKWVTGLRVASSLGERRGTWEDQGYEWFAGL; encoded by the coding sequence ATGCCCAGCACACCCGTTCTCAGCCGCCGCCAGCTCCTGGGCCTGGGCATCTCCGGTGGCTCCTCGCTGCTGCTGGGCGGTTGTGCGCTCAATGACCTCAGTTCCTCGGTGGGCGACGCCACCCAACCCCTGAACGAACGTCTCGAAGCCCTGCTGCAGGGTCGGGGGCCGGTGCCGCTGTTCCGGCCCGATCAGGTGGAACCGGCTGCCCTGCTGATCAACAGCTTCAATGGCGTGCCCAGGCTTGATCCCAGCAGCTACCGCCTGCGGGTCGATGGCCTGGTGAGCCGTCCCCAGAGCCTGGGTCTGGCGGCTCTTGCGGCCCTGCCCCAACACACGTTGGTCATGCGCCACGTCTGCGTGGAGGGCTGGTCGGCGATCGTGGCCTGGTCGGGCGTGCGCCTGGCCGATGTGCTCAGCCTGGCGGGGATCTCGCCCCTGGGGGGCTACGTGGAGATCAGCTCGGCCGATCAGTATTTCTCCAGCTGGGACCGGGCCTCGGCCCTCCACCCCCAGACCCTGCTGGCCACGGGCATGAACGGCGCGCCCCTGCCGGCGGCGAACGGGGCCCCGGTGCGGATCGCCACCCCGATCAAACTGGGCTACAAGCTCAGCAAGTGGGTCACGGGCCTGCGGGTGGCCTCCAGCCTGGGCGAGCGCCGCGGCACCTGGGAAGACCAGGGCTACGAGTGGTTTGCGGGGCTCTGA
- a CDS encoding choice-of-anchor I family protein, which produces MRLGKKLFLLSSGGGQTLQITDATNPASPQLVERRSYGGAYNSTSVAAYGNLVAVALTPADYDDIPSKGLVRFFRMGRNGRLTKLRDVEVGYLPDGIAFSKDGRQLVIANEAQPSGDYGIDPAGSIGIIDIKGSRLNPRFNYTDLSFDGLDLPTGLRISGPDGTTASQDIEPEYISILGDKAYVSLQENNGVAVVDLRTRRIVAIHELGSVDYSQLAVDLSDRDGSNGGEDFLPQLGQDFVGLRMPDGISAFQVEGKTYYITANEGDAREYGDYEDIARNPAAANGRLDTILASDGTPTNVSLGSRSVSIFDAQTGELVWDSGNSLQTIAFAAGTYDDGRSDAKGVEPETVTTIQEDGRTYAIVGMERGLKTTLVIFDISEPTNGQYVSHSVIEGSLSPEGLLVIPAKDSPTRRSQLVISNEVSNTLDILDLSALINTPGPGSAGVFEHTMLKDVAGGPELQISSLITNGEFTNGLEPGASVYTPTGIFDGLGAYDNGDGTYTVLANSELNNGTGTPYVVGGVALNGARIHKLIVDKDVDDDASNGYQSAVIDGGIAYTTIVDANGNLVTDAAQLNGGFNRFCSGSFEIADRFGAGHGFVDSIYLTGEETDEGLFYALDTATETLYALPGLGRGGWETAVQVDTGSANTVAVILMDDNTSPLYLWVGSKSVDPAASFLERNGLAASQGNVYTWVPTGGSIGTDAGLVEQDYTDDDVDNPVAVPDSADLTADLNGLALGTAAAGSWELVGDGSTVASWDEATLRANANALGALQLSRLEDASINPTNGQQVVFATTGNSAFAGADTFGNLITLDLSGAFNPDGEIVAGNNSTNLTVIYDGDREISDWETTNGSAIDTPEEQAAFGATIIRSPDNLTWSADGSIYVQEDRSVPAPYFAQEEASIWKVSPTETDSITGQASTERWAQIDRTAVPTDYGQTDPSATDPGNWESSGILDVSTLYNQLPGTSFLADVQAHSLRDGNIGENGNLVQGGQLNLIQDTGVL; this is translated from the coding sequence GTGCGACTCGGCAAGAAGCTGTTTCTGCTCTCCTCGGGGGGAGGTCAAACGCTTCAGATCACCGATGCAACCAATCCGGCCTCGCCGCAACTGGTGGAGCGCCGTAGCTACGGCGGTGCCTACAACAGCACCTCGGTGGCAGCCTACGGAAACCTGGTGGCTGTGGCCCTCACGCCGGCGGACTACGACGACATCCCCTCCAAGGGCCTGGTGCGCTTTTTCCGGATGGGGAGGAACGGCCGGCTCACCAAGTTGCGAGATGTGGAAGTCGGCTATCTGCCTGACGGCATCGCCTTCAGCAAGGATGGACGCCAACTGGTAATCGCCAATGAGGCCCAGCCCAGCGGTGACTACGGCATCGATCCTGCGGGCTCGATTGGCATTATCGACATCAAGGGCTCCAGACTCAACCCTCGCTTCAACTATACGGATCTCAGCTTTGACGGCCTGGATCTACCCACTGGCCTGCGCATTTCCGGTCCCGACGGCACCACCGCATCCCAGGACATTGAGCCAGAGTACATCAGCATTCTCGGTGACAAAGCCTACGTCAGCCTTCAGGAAAACAACGGCGTGGCCGTAGTTGATCTGAGGACCCGCCGCATCGTGGCGATTCACGAACTGGGCTCAGTCGATTACAGCCAGTTAGCCGTAGATCTCTCCGACAGAGATGGCAGCAACGGTGGCGAGGACTTCCTGCCCCAACTGGGACAGGATTTTGTCGGCTTACGCATGCCCGATGGTATCAGCGCCTTCCAAGTGGAAGGCAAGACCTACTACATCACCGCCAATGAAGGGGATGCCCGGGAATACGGAGACTATGAAGATATAGCCCGCAATCCCGCTGCCGCCAATGGCCGACTGGACACCATCCTGGCCTCTGATGGCACGCCCACCAACGTCTCCCTTGGTAGTCGCTCGGTGAGCATCTTTGATGCCCAGACCGGCGAGCTTGTCTGGGACAGCGGGAACAGCCTTCAGACAATCGCCTTCGCAGCGGGCACGTATGACGACGGCCGCAGTGATGCCAAGGGTGTGGAGCCCGAGACGGTGACGACCATCCAGGAAGACGGCCGCACTTACGCCATCGTGGGGATGGAGCGTGGCCTCAAGACCACCCTGGTCATCTTCGACATCAGTGAGCCGACGAATGGCCAGTACGTCAGCCACAGCGTGATTGAGGGCAGTCTCTCCCCCGAGGGCCTGCTGGTGATTCCCGCCAAGGACAGCCCCACACGCCGCAGCCAGTTGGTGATCTCCAATGAGGTCAGCAACACCCTGGACATCCTCGACCTGAGTGCTCTGATCAACACCCCTGGCCCCGGCAGTGCGGGCGTCTTCGAGCATACGATGCTCAAGGATGTGGCCGGAGGGCCCGAGCTGCAGATCAGCAGTCTGATCACCAATGGTGAGTTCACCAACGGCCTGGAGCCCGGCGCCAGTGTCTACACACCCACCGGCATCTTCGATGGCCTTGGTGCCTACGACAACGGAGATGGCACCTACACCGTGCTGGCCAACAGCGAGCTCAACAACGGCACCGGCACCCCCTATGTAGTGGGCGGTGTGGCCCTCAACGGCGCCCGCATCCACAAGCTGATCGTTGACAAGGACGTCGATGATGACGCCAGCAACGGCTACCAGTCGGCGGTGATCGATGGAGGGATCGCTTACACAACCATCGTGGATGCCAACGGCAATCTGGTCACCGATGCCGCCCAGCTGAACGGAGGTTTCAATCGCTTCTGTTCTGGCAGTTTCGAGATAGCCGACCGTTTCGGGGCCGGCCATGGCTTTGTGGATTCCATCTACCTCACCGGTGAGGAGACGGATGAGGGTCTCTTCTATGCCCTCGACACCGCCACCGAAACCCTCTACGCCCTGCCGGGGCTGGGCCGCGGTGGCTGGGAAACCGCCGTGCAGGTGGACACGGGCAGCGCGAACACCGTGGCTGTGATCCTGATGGATGACAACACCTCCCCCCTCTATCTGTGGGTGGGCAGCAAGTCGGTGGATCCGGCGGCCTCTTTCCTGGAACGCAACGGCCTGGCGGCGAGCCAGGGCAATGTCTACACCTGGGTTCCGACGGGTGGCAGCATTGGCACGGATGCTGGCCTGGTCGAGCAGGACTACACGGATGATGATGTCGACAATCCGGTGGCTGTACCCGATTCCGCTGACCTCACCGCTGACCTCAATGGCCTGGCCCTGGGCACCGCCGCCGCCGGCAGCTGGGAGCTGGTGGGCGACGGCTCCACAGTGGCCAGCTGGGATGAGGCCACCCTGCGAGCCAACGCCAACGCCCTCGGGGCGCTCCAGCTCAGCCGCCTGGAGGACGCCAGCATCAATCCCACCAATGGCCAGCAGGTGGTGTTCGCCACCACCGGCAATTCGGCCTTTGCTGGGGCCGACACCTTCGGCAACCTGATCACCCTGGATCTCAGCGGTGCTTTCAATCCTGATGGAGAGATTGTTGCGGGAAACAACAGCACCAATCTGACCGTGATTTATGACGGCGATCGAGAAATTTCTGATTGGGAGACTACCAACGGGAGTGCGATCGATACGCCCGAAGAACAGGCCGCCTTCGGTGCCACGATCATCCGCAGCCCCGACAACCTCACCTGGTCGGCTGATGGGTCAATCTATGTGCAGGAAGATCGCTCGGTGCCTGCGCCTTACTTCGCCCAGGAAGAGGCCTCGATCTGGAAGGTGAGCCCCACCGAGACAGATTCCATCACGGGCCAGGCCTCCACTGAACGCTGGGCCCAGATCGATCGGACCGCAGTCCCTACCGACTACGGCCAGACCGACCCCAGCGCTACCGATCCGGGCAATTGGGAATCCTCCGGGATTCTTGATGTCTCCACCCTCTACAACCAGCTCCCCGGCACCAGTTTCCTGGCCGACGTACAGGCCCACAGCCTGCGCGACGGCAACATCGGCGAGAACGGCAACCTTGTGCAGGGTGGCCAGCTCAACCTGATCCAGGACACCGGCGTGCTCTGA
- a CDS encoding chlorophyll a/b-binding protein: protein MTDPAPRFGFVAFAETWNGRLAMLGFVIGLATELLTGQGILQQIGLG from the coding sequence ATGACTGATCCCGCTCCCCGCTTCGGGTTTGTCGCCTTCGCCGAGACCTGGAACGGCCGCCTGGCCATGCTGGGCTTCGTGATCGGCCTTGCCACCGAGCTGCTCACCGGCCAGGGCATCCTTCAGCAGATCGGGCTCGGTTGA
- a CDS encoding TVP38/TMEM64 family protein, whose product MDASGLLEQILPALRSPAGAVAFVPLYALWVTLLLPGVWASMLAGALYGTWWGSVVVFVGASLGAVAAFLLGRHWLRDWARRRLATVPKLQAIEVAVSREGLRLVLLTRLSPAFPFSLLNLAYGLSEVSLRDYCIGLIGILPGTVLFCALGALAGDVARFGDVLHGQADAGTWALRILGVIATVGSVWVVGRAARRALEQQESS is encoded by the coding sequence ATGGATGCCTCCGGCCTGCTCGAGCAGATCCTTCCCGCCCTGCGCTCCCCCGCCGGCGCCGTGGCCTTCGTGCCGCTGTATGCCCTCTGGGTCACGCTGCTGCTGCCCGGCGTGTGGGCCTCGATGCTGGCGGGCGCCCTCTACGGCACCTGGTGGGGCAGCGTGGTGGTGTTCGTGGGCGCCAGCCTCGGGGCGGTGGCCGCCTTCCTGCTGGGCCGCCACTGGCTGCGCGACTGGGCCCGCCGGCGGCTGGCGACGGTGCCGAAGCTGCAGGCGATCGAGGTGGCCGTGAGCCGCGAGGGGCTGCGCCTGGTGCTGCTCACCCGCCTGTCGCCGGCATTTCCCTTCAGCCTGCTGAACCTGGCCTACGGGCTCAGCGAGGTGAGCCTGCGCGACTACTGCATCGGCCTGATCGGCATCCTCCCTGGCACCGTGCTCTTCTGTGCCCTCGGTGCCCTGGCCGGCGACGTGGCCCGCTTCGGGGACGTGCTGCACGGCCAGGCCGATGCCGGCACCTGGGCCCTGCGGATTCTGGGGGTCATCGCCACGGTGGGCTCGGTGTGGGTGGTGGGCAGGGCGGCCCGGCGGGCGCTGGAGCAGCAGGAATCCAGCTGA
- the mscL gene encoding large conductance mechanosensitive channel protein MscL encodes MAPRRSSFLADFKAFINKGNVVDLAVAVVIGGAFGKVVDAVVSLVMTSLLEPALKAAQVDSINAWPAGAVIVALINFLVIAFVVFLIVRAIEATKRKEEAVAPPDTQAQLASAVTRLAEALDRKGL; translated from the coding sequence ATGGCCCCGCGTCGCTCCAGTTTCCTTGCCGATTTCAAGGCCTTCATCAACAAGGGCAATGTGGTTGACCTTGCTGTAGCGGTGGTGATCGGCGGCGCCTTCGGCAAGGTGGTCGACGCAGTTGTGAGCCTGGTGATGACCAGCCTGCTGGAGCCCGCGCTCAAGGCTGCCCAGGTCGACTCGATCAACGCCTGGCCGGCCGGCGCCGTGATCGTGGCGCTGATCAACTTCCTGGTGATCGCCTTCGTGGTGTTCCTGATCGTGCGGGCGATCGAGGCCACCAAACGCAAGGAGGAGGCGGTGGCACCTCCCGATACTCAGGCCCAGCTGGCTTCGGCGGTGACAAGGCTCGCCGAGGCGCTCGACCGCAAGGGGCTGTAG
- a CDS encoding IS1595 family transposase — MARNGIQFQKGLSLPEFQRLYGTEEQCEAALEKARWPDGFRCPRCNRHEHGLVYGRRLKRYQCRNCGHQTTLTAGTILQATKLPLTNWFLAFYLIGQAKNGISSLELSRHLGVNYDTAWLLHNKILRAMSEREEEYLLRGKIQIDDAYLGGERTGGKVGRGSENKIPIVAAVSLNESGHPIHAKIAPVNSFSSEAIANWSLNNLTPGSDVLSDGLACFRAVTTANCHHKANVTTGQHPNDLPQFRWINTLLGNLKTSFNGTFHAFNFDKYAKRYLGGFCFRFNRRFAMAEMTERIANAVCCCMPCTERDLRLAEAYG; from the coding sequence ATGGCGCGCAACGGCATCCAGTTCCAGAAGGGCCTGTCTCTGCCTGAGTTCCAGCGGCTCTACGGCACAGAGGAGCAATGTGAGGCTGCTCTGGAGAAGGCTCGCTGGCCGGATGGGTTCCGGTGCCCTCGCTGCAATAGGCATGAGCATGGCCTGGTTTACGGCCGACGACTCAAGCGCTACCAATGCCGCAACTGCGGCCATCAGACAACACTCACGGCCGGCACGATCCTGCAGGCCACCAAGCTCCCTCTGACAAACTGGTTCCTGGCCTTTTATCTGATCGGCCAGGCCAAGAACGGGATCTCCTCGCTGGAATTGAGTCGTCACCTGGGCGTCAACTACGACACCGCCTGGCTGCTTCACAACAAGATCCTGCGGGCGATGAGCGAACGGGAGGAGGAGTATCTGCTGCGGGGAAAGATTCAGATAGATGATGCCTACCTCGGCGGAGAACGCACTGGCGGCAAGGTGGGTCGCGGATCAGAAAACAAGATTCCGATCGTGGCAGCCGTCTCGTTGAACGAGTCCGGCCATCCGATCCACGCAAAGATCGCGCCGGTGAATAGCTTCAGTTCAGAGGCGATCGCTAACTGGTCCTTGAATAATCTGACTCCCGGTAGCGATGTACTCTCCGATGGCCTGGCCTGCTTCCGCGCCGTGACCACGGCCAACTGCCACCACAAGGCGAATGTCACCACCGGCCAGCACCCCAACGACCTGCCGCAGTTCCGCTGGATCAACACCCTGCTGGGCAACCTAAAGACCAGCTTCAACGGCACCTTCCATGCCTTCAACTTTGACAAGTACGCCAAGCGCTACCTGGGCGGCTTCTGCTTCCGCTTCAATCGGCGCTTTGCCATGGCTGAGATGACCGAGCGCATCGCCAATGCAGTTTGCTGCTGCATGCCTTGCACGGAGCGGGATCTCAGGCTTGCGGAGGCTTATGGGTAA